The Saccharomonospora glauca K62 genome has a segment encoding these proteins:
- the hpnC gene encoding squalene synthase HpnC gives MPTLGHPAERDEARPMHAEAAQASPPLERLRARARHENFPVALRVLPPQYRRHLLTLYAFARMVDDIGDAALGDRLSLLDGVSAELDRVYAGTTGDDPLYRALAHTVSVCDLPRSELERLVEANRRDQVVHRYRTFDDLLGYCELSANPVGRLVLRVFDADSERRCLLSDRICSALQVLEHCQDVVEDAYAGRVYLPTADLERYGVAEDDLVAPVADTGVRAAVALQVQRAVRLLDEGAPLVNELRGAARLAVAGYVAGGRATARALADAGFDVLARTPRPRRSHVVVSWLASLGAGGAR, from the coding sequence ATGCCGACGCTCGGCCACCCGGCCGAACGGGACGAGGCGAGGCCCATGCACGCCGAAGCAGCACAGGCGTCACCGCCCCTGGAGCGGTTGCGCGCACGGGCACGACACGAGAACTTCCCTGTCGCCCTTCGCGTGCTGCCGCCCCAGTACCGGCGGCACCTGCTTACGCTCTACGCGTTCGCCCGGATGGTGGACGACATCGGTGACGCCGCTTTGGGAGACCGGCTCTCCCTTCTGGACGGAGTGTCCGCCGAACTCGACCGAGTGTACGCGGGGACCACCGGAGACGATCCGCTGTACCGCGCACTGGCGCACACCGTGTCGGTGTGCGACCTCCCCAGGTCGGAGCTCGAACGACTGGTCGAGGCCAACCGGCGTGACCAGGTGGTGCACCGGTACCGCACTTTCGACGACCTTCTCGGCTACTGCGAGCTGTCGGCCAACCCGGTGGGACGGTTGGTGCTGCGCGTGTTCGACGCCGACTCCGAACGACGTTGCCTGTTGTCCGACCGGATCTGCAGTGCCCTGCAGGTGCTGGAGCACTGTCAGGACGTCGTCGAGGACGCCTACGCGGGCCGCGTCTACCTGCCGACCGCCGACCTCGAACGGTACGGCGTGGCGGAGGACGACCTCGTGGCCCCCGTGGCGGACACGGGGGTCCGAGCGGCCGTCGCGCTCCAGGTGCAACGGGCCGTACGCCTGCTCGACGAGGGCGCCCCGCTCGTGAACGAGCTTCGAGGCGCGGCGCGACTGGCCGTCGCAGGCTACGTCGCGGGAGGCCGGGCCACGGCGCGCGCACTGGCCGACGCGGGATTCGACGTGCTCGCCCGAACGCCGCGCCCGCGGCGCTCCCACGTCGTCGTCTCCTGGCTGGCCTCGCTGGGGGCCGGTGGTGCTCGATGA
- a CDS encoding NAD(P)-dependent alcohol dehydrogenase, with protein sequence MRAFRMREWLTDPVLTEVATPEPGPGQVLVRVGGAGVCHSDLHIIREFRPGQLPWSLPFTLGHETAGWVESVGDGVTGLEPGTPVAVYGPWGCGTCNQCLRGVETYCERPHEAPVRQGGAGLGLDGGMADYLLVPHARHVVPLPEGLDPVTAAPLTDAGLTPYHAVRRSWPKLTPTALAVIIGIGGLGHLAVQIVKATTAARVLAVDTRPEALETARRFGADLTAPPGDGVAELVREETEGRGADVVIDCVGSDRTLTLAASVGRVLGDLTIVGLGGGRLPVSFNSLPYEMSVQTTYWGSRSELVEVLSLARRGLLHTEVTRFPLDDVAEAYRRLEEGTLTGRAVVTP encoded by the coding sequence ATGCGGGCCTTTCGGATGCGGGAATGGCTGACCGACCCCGTGCTGACCGAGGTGGCCACCCCGGAGCCGGGACCCGGACAGGTGTTGGTCCGGGTCGGAGGCGCGGGGGTGTGTCACTCCGATCTCCACATCATCCGGGAGTTCCGGCCCGGACAGCTGCCGTGGTCGTTGCCGTTCACGCTCGGGCACGAGACGGCGGGCTGGGTCGAGTCCGTCGGTGACGGGGTGACCGGACTGGAACCCGGAACCCCGGTGGCGGTCTACGGGCCGTGGGGCTGCGGGACGTGCAACCAGTGCCTGCGCGGTGTGGAGACCTACTGCGAGCGGCCGCACGAGGCTCCCGTGAGGCAGGGCGGGGCCGGACTGGGACTCGACGGCGGCATGGCCGACTACCTGCTCGTCCCCCACGCCAGGCACGTCGTGCCCCTGCCGGAGGGACTCGATCCGGTGACCGCAGCGCCGCTCACCGACGCGGGGCTGACCCCGTACCACGCCGTGCGGCGTTCGTGGCCGAAGCTGACCCCCACCGCTTTAGCCGTGATCATCGGTATCGGCGGGCTCGGACACCTGGCGGTGCAGATCGTCAAGGCAACGACCGCCGCGCGGGTGCTGGCCGTCGACACCAGACCGGAGGCCCTGGAGACGGCGCGGCGGTTCGGAGCGGACCTCACCGCCCCACCCGGCGACGGCGTGGCCGAGCTGGTGCGGGAGGAGACCGAGGGCCGCGGCGCCGACGTCGTCATCGACTGCGTGGGCAGCGACCGGACGCTGACGTTGGCCGCCTCGGTGGGGCGAGTGCTGGGCGACCTCACGATCGTGGGCCTGGGAGGAGGACGGCTTCCCGTGTCGTTCAACTCCCTGCCGTACGAGATGTCGGTGCAGACCACCTATTGGGGGAGTCGTTCCGAACTGGTGGAGGTGCTCTCCCTCGCCCGGCGAGGCTTGCTGCACACCGAGGTGACCCGGTTCCCACTCGACGATGTGGCGGAGGCGTATCGACGACTGGAGGAGGGGACGCTCACCGGACGTGCCGTCGTGACACCGTAG
- a CDS encoding universal stress protein: MAGEDGAVVVGVDGSEAATRALRWAARWAADREAPLHVVYAYGLVARYFATEAPVPPSVIESLLEEAQHIVDAAAREATELAPGLAVSARAVDEPPVPALTHRSRTAALVVLGASGLGGFTGMLAGSTAVAVAAHAHAPVVVVRCGEGRTEPPSTGPIVVGLDGSSLSERAVARAFEEARRRSAPLVAVHAWADVEDENLLRRARLFFMNTPEEEEVRARLDEQLAGWRAKYPEVSVERVLVRDRPRRQLLDRSTTAQLVVVGSRGRGGFTGMLLGSTSQALIHHAQCPVMVVRPSSGES; the protein is encoded by the coding sequence ATGGCGGGTGAGGACGGTGCCGTCGTGGTCGGGGTCGACGGGTCGGAGGCGGCCACACGAGCTCTGCGATGGGCCGCGAGGTGGGCCGCGGACCGCGAAGCACCGCTGCACGTGGTGTACGCCTACGGACTCGTGGCGCGGTACTTCGCCACCGAGGCGCCGGTCCCGCCCAGCGTCATCGAGTCCTTGCTGGAGGAAGCGCAGCACATCGTCGACGCCGCGGCGCGCGAGGCCACGGAGCTCGCGCCCGGCCTCGCCGTGTCCGCGCGGGCGGTGGACGAACCACCCGTCCCCGCGCTGACCCACCGCTCCCGGACCGCGGCGCTGGTCGTCCTCGGGGCCTCGGGGCTCGGCGGGTTCACCGGGATGCTGGCGGGGTCGACGGCGGTCGCGGTGGCGGCGCACGCTCACGCGCCGGTCGTCGTGGTGCGGTGCGGGGAGGGACGGACCGAACCACCCTCGACCGGACCGATCGTCGTGGGTCTGGACGGCAGTTCGCTGAGCGAGCGCGCCGTCGCCCGCGCGTTCGAGGAGGCACGACGGCGCTCGGCGCCGCTGGTGGCCGTGCACGCGTGGGCCGACGTCGAGGACGAGAACCTGCTCCGCCGCGCTCGGCTGTTCTTCATGAACACGCCCGAAGAGGAGGAGGTCCGCGCGCGGCTGGACGAGCAGCTCGCAGGCTGGCGGGCGAAGTACCCGGAGGTCTCCGTCGAGCGCGTCCTGGTGCGCGACCGACCCCGCAGGCAGCTTCTCGATCGGTCGACCACGGCTCAACTGGTGGTCGTCGGCAGCCGCGGCCGTGGTGGCTTCACCGGAATGCTCCTGGGTTCCACCAGTCAGGCGTTGATCCACCACGCGCAGTGTCCTGTGATGGTGGTACGGCCTTCGAGTGGTGAGAGCTGA
- a CDS encoding ROK family transcriptional regulator, with translation MVETPQGTGGVREANAAAILGAIRAHGPLSRGAVARHTSLSMPTVSRQIATLIDLGLLSEAPSPQPTGEVGRPTVPVDLNEDVIAACGVHIGITTTTYGLSTLRGVLLDSVRIPTPKGAPEAVLERIAREVEGFLAMWPERRIIGVGLAIGGQVDAERGLLDHGSLGWRAVPARDIVESVTGLPVHLDGHVPAMATAELLFGEAVHARSALYFYAREMVGVAVAVDGVLHRGPGQSGSIAHLPVGGDVPCPCGRTGCLEVAVAERAVLERAVRAGVLREPDIRALRAAARAGDAEADRILTDRARALGTAVALLRDIVNPELVVLGGQAFTDAPDHLSVVYGAYKENTVLPDADIVTTSRFGPDVQAMAACTGLLTRLYARPFSVLAAKP, from the coding sequence ATGGTGGAGACGCCGCAGGGCACGGGCGGCGTTCGCGAGGCGAACGCCGCGGCGATCCTCGGCGCGATCCGGGCCCACGGCCCGTTGTCCCGAGGAGCCGTCGCGCGACACACGTCGCTCAGCATGCCCACCGTCAGCAGGCAGATCGCGACGTTGATCGACCTCGGGCTGCTCTCCGAGGCGCCGTCCCCCCAACCGACGGGGGAGGTGGGCAGGCCCACGGTGCCGGTCGACCTCAACGAGGACGTGATCGCCGCGTGCGGGGTGCACATTGGTATTACCACGACCACGTACGGGTTGAGCACGCTGCGTGGCGTCCTGCTCGACAGCGTGCGTATCCCCACCCCGAAGGGAGCGCCGGAGGCGGTGCTCGAACGCATCGCGCGCGAGGTGGAGGGCTTCCTGGCGATGTGGCCCGAGCGGCGGATCATCGGCGTGGGCCTTGCGATCGGCGGTCAGGTCGACGCCGAGCGGGGCCTGCTCGACCACGGGTCCCTCGGCTGGCGCGCGGTACCGGCCAGGGACATCGTCGAGTCCGTCACGGGACTGCCCGTCCACCTCGACGGTCACGTGCCTGCCATGGCCACGGCCGAGCTGCTGTTCGGCGAGGCCGTCCACGCGCGTAGCGCGCTCTACTTCTACGCGCGGGAGATGGTCGGCGTGGCCGTGGCCGTCGACGGGGTGCTGCATCGGGGGCCGGGCCAGTCGGGCAGCATCGCGCACCTGCCGGTCGGCGGCGACGTGCCGTGCCCGTGCGGTCGCACCGGGTGCCTGGAGGTGGCCGTCGCGGAGCGGGCGGTACTGGAACGCGCGGTGCGCGCCGGGGTGCTGCGCGAACCCGACATCCGCGCGTTACGGGCCGCCGCGCGCGCCGGTGACGCGGAGGCGGACCGCATCCTCACCGACCGGGCGCGGGCGCTGGGCACGGCGGTGGCGCTGCTGCGCGACATCGTCAACCCCGAACTCGTGGTCCTGGGCGGGCAGGCGTTCACCGATGCCCCGGACCACCTCTCCGTGGTCTACGGCGCGTACAAGGAGAACACCGTGCTGCCCGACGCCGATATCGTCACCACCAGCCGGTTCGGCCCCGACGTGCAGGCCATGGCCGCCTGCACGGGCCTGCTCACCCGCCTCTACGCCCGCCCGTTCTCGGTGCTGGCAGCGAAGCCGTAG
- a CDS encoding sulfite exporter TauE/SafE family protein: MQTLLLFGLAGLLAQLVDGSLGMAFGVTATTLVAVGTAPAVASAAVHLAEVGTALASGAAHWRFRNIDWPTVATLAVPGAIGAVLGAYVLTSLPMEFAEVWITTVLLLLGLYVLIRFAFRRVGTLVTTRRPGARFLAPLGLVAGFVDASGGGGWGPVATTSLLSSGRLEPRKVVGSVDTSEFIVALAASLGFLFSLSQEEELNYTVVAGLMVGGILAAPVAAWLVRKLPARVLGAAAGGLIVFTNARSLLDSAGASTGVTTVALTAVGVLWAVGLVAAIQSVREERRAEARDTEETPVG; this comes from the coding sequence ATGCAAACGCTGTTGCTGTTCGGCCTTGCCGGGCTTCTCGCTCAGCTCGTGGACGGCTCGCTCGGAATGGCGTTCGGCGTAACCGCCACCACGCTGGTCGCGGTCGGCACCGCCCCGGCGGTCGCATCCGCGGCGGTTCACCTCGCCGAGGTCGGCACCGCGTTGGCCTCGGGAGCCGCGCACTGGCGGTTCCGCAACATCGACTGGCCCACCGTCGCGACCCTCGCCGTCCCCGGCGCGATCGGCGCGGTACTCGGGGCCTACGTCCTGACCTCCCTGCCGATGGAGTTCGCCGAGGTCTGGATCACCACGGTGCTGTTGCTGCTGGGCCTGTACGTGCTGATCCGCTTCGCGTTCCGGCGGGTCGGCACGCTGGTGACGACACGCCGTCCGGGGGCCCGCTTCCTCGCCCCGCTGGGGCTCGTCGCGGGGTTCGTCGACGCGAGCGGGGGCGGTGGTTGGGGGCCCGTGGCGACGACGAGCCTGCTGTCTTCCGGACGGCTCGAACCGCGCAAGGTCGTCGGCTCGGTGGACACGTCCGAGTTCATCGTCGCCCTCGCCGCCAGCCTCGGCTTCCTGTTCTCCCTGTCACAGGAGGAGGAGCTGAACTACACAGTCGTGGCGGGGCTGATGGTCGGCGGTATCCTCGCCGCTCCCGTGGCGGCCTGGCTGGTGCGCAAGCTGCCGGCTCGGGTGCTCGGTGCCGCGGCGGGCGGGCTGATCGTGTTCACCAACGCCCGGAGTCTGCTGGACTCCGCGGGGGCGAGCACGGGCGTCACCACGGTCGCGCTCACCGCCGTGGGCGTACTCTGGGCCGTCGGACTCGTCGCCGCCATCCAGTCGGTGCGGGAGGAACGGCGCGCGGAGGCACGGGACACGGAGGAAACCCCCGTGGGGTAG
- a CDS encoding TetR/AcrR family transcriptional regulator: MPDRGRYHHGHLRRAVIDTAVEIIAHDGIGAISLRDLARRAGVSHAAPTHHFKDKAGLLTAIAIEGFEMLSDSLEEALDARLPLLELGARYVRFATDHPGYFEVMYRPDVYHHDDPELLAARSWASRLLCAGVAASTSSYRENDDVGSGALAAWSLAHGFSTLARSGNLDEYLEQFSPTELFRRVALRTPSLSRATSGEEDIA, encoded by the coding sequence ATGCCCGATCGAGGCCGCTACCACCACGGTCATCTCCGGCGCGCCGTCATCGACACCGCGGTGGAGATCATCGCCCATGACGGCATCGGCGCCATCAGCCTCCGCGACCTGGCGCGGCGCGCGGGTGTCTCTCACGCCGCTCCCACCCACCACTTCAAGGACAAGGCGGGCCTGCTCACCGCCATCGCGATCGAAGGCTTCGAGATGCTCTCCGACTCGCTGGAGGAGGCGTTGGACGCTCGCCTGCCCTTGCTGGAGCTGGGGGCCCGGTACGTGCGGTTCGCGACGGACCATCCCGGTTACTTCGAGGTCATGTACCGCCCCGACGTCTACCACCACGACGATCCCGAGCTGCTCGCGGCGAGAAGTTGGGCGAGTCGGCTCCTGTGCGCGGGCGTCGCCGCCTCTACGTCGTCGTACCGGGAGAACGACGACGTGGGCTCCGGAGCGCTCGCGGCGTGGTCCCTCGCGCACGGTTTCTCCACGCTCGCCCGCAGCGGGAACCTGGACGAATACCTCGAACAGTTCTCGCCGACGGAGCTGTTCCGCCGCGTCGCGCTCCGGACCCCTTCGTTGAGTCGGGCGACGTCCGGCGAGGAGGACATCGCCTGA